ATCGGCAGCCGACCTCTTGTTCCTCGACACTCGGCCACCTGGCCTCGTCTCGCTATTCCACGTCTTCATCGGCTTTTCCCTCGGccacttcttcttcctcctcttgcCTATCGCCGCTGCCACGCTTCTCCTCTTCCATATCAAGTCATCGGGCGTGAAGAAGGTTACGCGTCCTCCAATTAAATGCTCGTCGCCGATATCGGCCGACTTGTAAACAGCTGTAGGATCTGGCCAAGGCGAAGACGGCCGGAAGTCACGTTCCCGGGCGGaagcctgctgctgctggctgcgGTTTGCTAGGCTCGCGGGCGCGGCTTGCGCTGCAGTCGACGATGACGACCTTGAACCCCTTTCCGACCCGGCAATCGTATCGGCGCAGTAGCCGAGCAGCCAGAGAAGCGGCAGCATTATTTTCACTCGCATGACGATGGGCTTTTAATAGTCGTCTGGAAAGAGTCAAAGACCCCGCGGGGAGTAGTAAGCGTGCTGCATCGCCGCTGTGCGAGCTCTCTGACGTACAGTGCACGACTTCTTCGACTCGGAAATTTGCCTTGCGCGCACGCGGCTCCCCCTTCGCGGTATCGCCACGCTCAATTAGGATCGGCTAATCGGCCGATCGTTAAACCGAGAGCAGTCTCTGAGCTCTCTGAAACTTCGATTATTCAGCCGAGTTTGGCTTTCGAGTGCGGCGTTTTTCCGCGATTCGCTGGCGTGAGTACAGGAGTTGGAATTTGATGTTTGCGCGATAACGGAAGGTAAACGAATGAGACTAGAAGGTTTAgaagaaaaattgtatttttcattttttttttctcgaatacAAATCAATCACGATCGACCGGTGTTTACTTTGCTCGTCTTCCTGCTCATCTCCAGGAACTTTCTGTAAAGCGTGGCATACTCGTCGGGTAAACCTGCCTCCTCGTACTTGTCGTCGCCGAAGAAATCTTCCAGAGTCGCCTTTTTGCCTCCGCTCGATTTATCAGCAAAATTCAAAGTTATTCTCTCCGCATTGTCGCCACCGATAGCCTTGGGCTCGCGATAAGTCGCGTCGAGCTCGCTGAAGTAATCGTTAAAATCCGAAGCGTCGGGTTTCCGATGAACGGATCCACCAGTTTCGCTGTTCCACGTCATGAGAATCGGTTCCTTTGGCGCGGACTCCGAAGTAGCCTCCAGGAACCAGGGCGGGGGTATCAGACTTCCGGCGATATCGCGAGCGACGGTCGATTCGGtatcgtttttttctctcttctcatTAGCATCCGCGACGTGGAGGCCAGTCCTCACATTCTGATCGTCATCTCCGGAGACGTCATTTCTCGGGCGTTTGTTCGAGTACATGTCGTTAACCGCGTTGAGATAGGCCAGATTGAGAGATAGCTTGGATTTGTTCTTAAAGAAGGACGTTCTCACGTCGCTGTTGCTGTTGCCGTTGCTGTGTTGCTCACCGGTGGTATGATTCTTCGTGCACTTGGGTAACTCGATGCCGGGTATCTTTACGTCATCGGCGTGATTCTGATTGCTTCCGGAAGGACCTTCCTTGCGGCACATACTCTTGTCCTTGCAGCTGTAGTCGATGAAGAAATTGTAGATACACGTCTGGCAGCCTCCCACGGACATGCCCGACCTCGTCTGGTTGTTGTGCTTCCAGTTGCCCAGCATCTCGTTTATCCAGTCGACATTGTCGTACACATCGGTGTACCGCCACGTTGTGTCGGGCTGTCGGTCGTCGCACGAGGCTGCTACTATGCTGGCCTGAAATTGTCGTTTCAATAAAGTGAGATAAAGAATGGTTCTACGCGGAattctattaaaaatgttgACCTTACTTGAATTTTGCCGCACATTACGGCGGATCCAGTCTGCGCACAGCCCTTCGTGCCGTCGCTCGCTCGGACCGATAACTTTTTGTCCAGCGACAAGgagttttttgaaaatctaTCGCCACTCTTATCTCTGCCTTCGCCTATGCCTGAAAATGAGAGCAGATATTTTCAAGCTTACTTCGGATAAgatttattataaacttaCTTCTAACGATCTTCGAGTTGAGTTTCCTATTGTTCTCGGCACTTTCGTTATTACTTTTTTCCGATATCCCGGCCACTCGACTTGCAGATTTATTCCAATTAGTATCGGGAACTTTTCCCGCCTCGTCTGTCTTGAAAGAAACTTTGTCCGAAGTTTCTTTAATCTCGTCGGCAGTCTCGGACAGTTCCCGCTTATCTCTTTCATCCGCTACGTTTTTCGCTTGAGTTTCGTACATCGCGTGGGACGTCTGAAACAGTGTAGTGCAATGAATCAGAAAAGAAAATCGAATAGTAACTTCAAACCTTACCGGACCAATTTTTTTGATGATCGCGACGAAGCAGCTCTCATCGTCGGCGTATTCGGTGATGGGCTGAACCGGCAATTCGATCTCCTTCAAGTTGGGCTTcaaaatcctgcaaaaaaaaaacatacggTATAATGGCTTTGAGTTACACTCGCGTTATAAATTAATAGCGCAACGCAGGCGCGTGACGCAACTACAGCGCACTTAGTCCTGTCACGCGTCCGACAAGATAATTTGCATctgattgtttttaaaatgaacTCTGACGTACAGTTATTATTCCGCGTATACACAAAGCAATCGTGTGCTCGGCATACTCGGTCACTAggtttgtttaaataatcgcCATCGTGTAATTATCCCGCGCACGATAAAGTTCTGCTCTTTTGTGATGAAGTCCCATCATACCTGCAAGCCAATCTGGCAATGGCGACGTTGTGCAGCGCGTAATCGTCCTCCCGAGGATCCACCTGGTGGGCCGGGTGAATGTTGTATTCCACGATTCGGATGACCTGGGCCGTGTCCGAAAATGGCGCGATCATCGCTGCCAGCGGTGCCCTCACATTGTGTCTGCAGACGAACAATGAAAACAGATCATAATTCGTcgaatataattgaaaaaaatcacgtcagCGCAAAATTTGGCACAGAACGCGCGAAGCCGAGCGGGGAACGGCGCGCGTTGCGCAACTTTCAATCAACCCACCTGATGTGCGTGGcttcgtgaatacaggaagcGGAAGTCAAGATGTAGCGGCTGGTCAGTATC
The sequence above is drawn from the Nasonia vitripennis strain AsymCx chromosome 4, Nvit_psr_1.1, whole genome shotgun sequence genome and encodes:
- the LOC103316939 gene encoding uncharacterized protein LOC103316939 isoform X2 — protein: MTMMTVLQMLLFAAAAATIWLTYGRVEGLPMKRSDDARRFWIAKAGPIREELLGVQAIVVKDEEVPTGAAAECKPRNADARYSDRRYLMCAGSILTSRYILTSASCIHEATHIRHNVRAPLAAMIAPFSDTAQVIRIVEYNIHPAHQVDPREDDYALHNVAIARLACRILKPNLKEIELPVQPITEYADDESCFVAIIKKIGPTSHAMYETQAKNVADERDKRELSETADEIKETSDKVSFKTDEAGKVPDTNWNKSASRVAGISEKSNNESAENNRKLNSKIVRSIGEGRDKSGDRFSKNSLSLDKKLSVRASDGTKGCAQTGSAVMCGKIQASIVAASCDDRQPDTTWRYTDVYDNVDWINEMLGNWKHNNQTRSGMSVGGCQTCIYNFFIDYSCKDKSMCRKEGPSGSNQNHADDVKIPGIELPKCTKNHTTGEQHSNGNSNSDVRTSFFKNKSKLSLNLAYLNAVNDMYSNKRPRNDVSGDDDQNVRTGLHVADANEKREKNDTESTVARDIAGSLIPPPWFLEATSESAPKEPILMTWNSETGGSVHRKPDASDFNDYFSELDATYREPKAIGGDNAERITLNFADKSSGGKKATLEDFFGDDKYEEAGLPDEYATLYRKFLEMSRKTSKVNTGRS
- the LOC103316939 gene encoding uncharacterized protein LOC103316939 isoform X1; translation: MTMMTVLQMLLFAAAAATIWLTYGRVEGLPMKRSDDARRFWIAKAGPIREELLGVQAIVVKDEEVPTGAAAECKPRNADARYSDRRYLMCAGSILTSRYILTSASCIHEATHIRHNVRAPLAAMIAPFSDTAQVIRIVEYNIHPAHQVDPREDDYALHNVAIARLACRILKPNLKEIELPVQPITEYADDESCFVAIIKKIGPVRFEVTIRFSFLIHCTTLFQTSHAMYETQAKNVADERDKRELSETADEIKETSDKVSFKTDEAGKVPDTNWNKSASRVAGISEKSNNESAENNRKLNSKIVRSIGEGRDKSGDRFSKNSLSLDKKLSVRASDGTKGCAQTGSAVMCGKIQASIVAASCDDRQPDTTWRYTDVYDNVDWINEMLGNWKHNNQTRSGMSVGGCQTCIYNFFIDYSCKDKSMCRKEGPSGSNQNHADDVKIPGIELPKCTKNHTTGEQHSNGNSNSDVRTSFFKNKSKLSLNLAYLNAVNDMYSNKRPRNDVSGDDDQNVRTGLHVADANEKREKNDTESTVARDIAGSLIPPPWFLEATSESAPKEPILMTWNSETGGSVHRKPDASDFNDYFSELDATYREPKAIGGDNAERITLNFADKSSGGKKATLEDFFGDDKYEEAGLPDEYATLYRKFLEMSRKTSKVNTGRS